In Ectothiorhodospiraceae bacterium 2226, a single window of DNA contains:
- a CDS encoding VOC family protein has protein sequence MIEPNNSFPVFIVTDLGAARAFYTGHFGFTPVFANDWYLHLVSRSGVQLGFLLPEQPTQPPIFHTAYSGNGAIFSLEVDDAEAAYAYAQEAGLNIVLALRSEDWGQRHFCARDPNGVHLDIVQATAPSAEYRGDYAT, from the coding sequence ATGATCGAACCGAACAACTCGTTTCCCGTGTTCATCGTCACGGATCTGGGCGCCGCTCGCGCGTTCTACACCGGGCACTTCGGGTTCACGCCGGTGTTCGCCAACGATTGGTATCTGCACCTGGTGTCCCGCAGCGGCGTGCAGCTCGGTTTCCTGCTGCCGGAGCAGCCGACCCAGCCCCCGATCTTCCACACCGCCTACAGCGGTAACGGGGCGATCTTCAGTCTGGAGGTCGATGACGCCGAGGCGGCGTATGCCTACGCGCAGGAGGCCGGCTTGAACATCGTGTTGGCGCTGCGCAGCGAGGACTGGGGCCAGCGCCACTTCTGCGCACGTGACCCGAACGGCGTGCATCTCGACATCGTACAGGCCACCGCGCCCAGCGCTGAGTACCGCGGCGACTACGCGACCTAG
- a CDS encoding DUF3592 domain-containing protein, whose protein sequence is MNDDPTPHTFIRVAKGLGVALGLLAVAAPVVFAFPAQAHHLALVLALGLVGWGARGLYPYFRARRWPQTVATLERLEETWVTIPTGGSYVPRYFYPLAEYRYTVGDTPYASTRVSFERENLWRGETEPRDWQRWGTTIPIYYDPAQPGSAVICRTLSKRRRAHHVSVIAAGFVCLALWLGLLHIN, encoded by the coding sequence ATGAACGACGATCCGACGCCCCATACGTTCATCCGCGTCGCGAAAGGGCTGGGCGTGGCCCTCGGGCTGTTGGCCGTGGCGGCGCCGGTCGTGTTCGCCTTCCCCGCGCAGGCGCATCACCTGGCCCTGGTGCTCGCGCTGGGGCTGGTCGGCTGGGGCGCACGCGGCCTGTATCCGTACTTCCGTGCGCGCCGTTGGCCGCAGACCGTCGCCACACTCGAGCGGCTGGAGGAAACCTGGGTGACGATCCCCACGGGCGGAAGCTACGTCCCGCGGTACTTCTATCCCCTCGCCGAATACCGCTACACCGTCGGCGACACCCCGTACGCGAGCACCCGCGTGAGCTTCGAGCGCGAAAACCTGTGGCGCGGCGAAACCGAGCCGCGCGATTGGCAGCGCTGGGGCACTACGATCCCGATTTATTACGACCCGGCGCAGCCGGGCAGCGCGGTGATCTGCCGGACGCTCAGCAAGCGCCGGCGGGCGCACCACGTGAGCGTGATCGCCGCCGGCTTCGTTTGCCTTGCGCTGTGGTTGGGCCTGTTGCACATCAACTAA
- a CDS encoding TetR family transcriptional regulator, giving the protein MARKADLREKIVDAAVALAEARSWEEVRLFEVAETLGVDLNEVRRHFREKEDLIDAWFDRADEAVLAASAAPAFKALPARVRLHRLIMAWLEALAGHRRVTRQMIYGRLEPGHVHMQVRGLLRVSRTVQWIREGARRDAAFLTRALEETVLTSIYLATFFRWLHDDSTDAAATRRLLDRLLRGAEWLPPFMFVPEQTVRAVDAAPAAAADAGRPATAPATPKS; this is encoded by the coding sequence ATGGCGCGCAAAGCCGATCTGCGGGAGAAGATAGTCGACGCGGCCGTGGCACTGGCGGAGGCGCGTTCCTGGGAAGAGGTGCGACTCTTCGAAGTCGCGGAGACGCTAGGGGTCGACCTCAACGAGGTGCGCCGACACTTCCGCGAGAAGGAAGACCTGATCGACGCCTGGTTCGATCGTGCCGACGAGGCGGTACTCGCGGCCAGCGCCGCGCCGGCGTTCAAGGCGCTCCCCGCGCGGGTGCGGCTGCACCGGTTGATCATGGCGTGGCTGGAGGCCTTGGCGGGCCACCGGCGGGTGACACGCCAGATGATCTATGGGCGCCTGGAGCCCGGGCATGTGCACATGCAGGTACGTGGTCTACTACGCGTGAGCCGCACCGTGCAGTGGATCCGCGAAGGTGCGCGGCGTGACGCGGCGTTTTTGACCCGCGCGCTGGAGGAGACCGTACTGACCAGCATCTACCTCGCGACGTTCTTCCGCTGGCTGCACGACGACTCCACCGACGCGGCCGCCACGCGGCGGCTGCTGGACCGGTTGCTGCGCGGCGCCGAGTGGCTGCCGCCCTTCATGTTCGTGCCGGAGCAAACCGTGCGCGCCGTCGACGCCGCGCCCGCCGCGGCTGCGGATGCGGGCCGCCCGGCAACCGCGCCCGCCACCCCCAAATCCTGA
- a CDS encoding YbjN domain-containing protein produces MQTLISRAATLWCCMALALLLSSTAHGSERVIGKLTSAQVVSVLKGEGVADARADDDDDILFSLNGYNVVAFVRENDYTVLRFYSAMADTAVTLQDVNEWNRTRLFTKAFLDSDGDPALEMDVDVAGGITRARLRDAVRTYLQVHGQFLAEVVDAQ; encoded by the coding sequence ATGCAAACACTGATCTCGAGAGCGGCCACGCTGTGGTGCTGTATGGCCCTCGCCTTACTCCTGTCGTCGACGGCCCACGGGTCCGAGCGAGTCATCGGCAAACTGACCTCTGCGCAGGTGGTCAGCGTGCTCAAGGGCGAGGGCGTCGCCGACGCCCGCGCCGACGATGACGACGACATTCTGTTCAGCCTGAACGGTTACAACGTGGTGGCCTTCGTGCGCGAGAACGACTATACGGTGCTGCGTTTTTACTCCGCCATGGCCGACACCGCCGTTACGCTGCAGGACGTCAACGAGTGGAACCGCACGCGGCTGTTCACCAAGGCCTTTCTGGATAGTGATGGTGATCCGGCGTTGGAGATGGATGTGGACGTCGCCGGCGGCATCACCAGGGCGCGTTTGCGCGACGCCGTACGCACCTACCTCCAGGTGCACGGTCAGTTTCTGGCCGAGGTCGTCGACGCGCAGTAG
- a CDS encoding iron-containing redox enzyme family protein translates to MRYGPQHYDGVYIVGTGSFLPGEPVDNEAMDRYISPLDPGSVRLKRRVLADNGITTRHYGIDPEGEARYTAAQMGALAVESGLAHAGVKLSDITFLAAATSGGDVLMPGFANMLQGELRGPPMSTRSHHGICGAGIGALTDAANHVGTGNHTRAVVAAVEFPSRLLRKSRYTSLIGRPTFDAEFLRWMLSDGAGACVLSSHSEAASGTALRVDWIHTKSFSGDYPPCMQLGTATEASKRSFMDYESFASAERAGALLLRQDLRILPQLFEVAVHEYAELVRAGHVIPEKVTHFLAHYSSEKLGKVCDELMRTAGLHIQRERWFSNLTRRGNTGSSAIFIQLADLMRERSLLPGERVLCFVPESGRFSVSFVMLTVVPGSGKGSPKRGGSAHAPVAPPHDPGGSTKGLIKDTLQGLASIWHEYRSGIWHTPFVAKILGGKLTRQDYLRWMETWIPQVQEGTRWMRQAVADLPDAYADLRDLIHQHADDEHGDFMMLFQDYRRAGGTIASVNDLRRNAGGEALNAYMHGLAREPLPVGLLGGVYIIEGTGQRIIPALLPSIRQQLALPEECYRFLRYHGENDPSHLARWLNAVELVLATPNENAREHAHSIMTTAKHVAALYTLQWELL, encoded by the coding sequence ATGCGCTACGGTCCGCAGCACTACGACGGCGTTTACATCGTTGGAACTGGCAGCTTCCTCCCGGGCGAACCCGTCGATAACGAGGCGATGGACCGTTACATCTCGCCGCTGGACCCAGGATCAGTGCGCCTCAAGCGGCGGGTGCTCGCCGACAACGGCATCACCACGCGCCATTACGGAATCGATCCGGAGGGAGAGGCTCGCTACACGGCCGCCCAGATGGGGGCGCTCGCCGTTGAGTCGGGTCTGGCCCATGCGGGCGTAAAACTATCGGATATCACGTTCCTTGCGGCAGCCACCTCCGGTGGAGATGTGCTGATGCCGGGGTTCGCCAACATGTTGCAAGGGGAGCTTCGTGGTCCGCCAATGTCGACCCGTAGCCACCATGGCATCTGCGGCGCCGGCATCGGAGCGCTTACGGATGCCGCGAACCACGTCGGGACGGGGAATCATACCCGTGCGGTTGTCGCCGCGGTGGAGTTTCCCTCCCGTCTGCTTCGCAAGTCTCGTTACACATCGCTGATTGGTCGGCCTACCTTCGACGCAGAATTTCTCCGCTGGATGTTATCCGACGGCGCCGGAGCGTGCGTTCTATCTTCGCACTCCGAGGCGGCGTCTGGTACCGCGTTACGTGTCGACTGGATACACACGAAGTCATTCTCGGGAGATTATCCCCCGTGTATGCAGCTGGGGACCGCGACCGAAGCATCCAAGCGCTCGTTCATGGACTATGAGTCCTTTGCATCAGCGGAGCGAGCAGGAGCACTGCTCCTGCGCCAGGATCTGCGGATCCTTCCCCAGTTGTTCGAGGTCGCGGTGCACGAGTATGCCGAGTTGGTGCGCGCCGGGCACGTGATTCCGGAGAAAGTCACGCATTTCTTGGCACACTATTCCTCGGAAAAGCTAGGCAAGGTCTGCGACGAGTTGATGCGTACTGCAGGTTTGCATATACAGCGCGAGCGCTGGTTCTCTAATCTCACCCGCCGCGGGAATACGGGCTCTTCTGCGATATTCATCCAGCTCGCCGACCTCATGCGCGAGAGGAGCCTGCTGCCTGGAGAGCGGGTGCTATGTTTTGTCCCCGAATCCGGTCGCTTCTCCGTGTCGTTTGTTATGCTCACTGTGGTCCCGGGTAGCGGCAAGGGCAGCCCCAAGCGGGGCGGCAGTGCGCACGCGCCGGTCGCGCCGCCGCACGACCCCGGCGGTTCAACAAAGGGTTTGATCAAGGATACGCTCCAAGGGTTAGCGTCGATCTGGCATGAGTATCGTTCAGGGATTTGGCATACCCCTTTCGTGGCCAAGATCCTGGGCGGGAAGTTGACTCGCCAGGATTACCTCCGCTGGATGGAGACCTGGATTCCACAGGTGCAGGAAGGTACGCGGTGGATGCGGCAAGCGGTCGCCGATCTGCCGGACGCGTATGCCGACCTACGGGATCTCATCCACCAGCATGCCGATGACGAGCATGGTGACTTCATGATGCTATTTCAGGATTATCGCCGAGCGGGGGGAACAATAGCATCCGTGAACGATCTGCGCCGAAACGCAGGTGGCGAAGCGCTGAACGCCTATATGCACGGCCTAGCACGCGAGCCCCTGCCGGTCGGGCTCCTAGGCGGCGTCTACATCATCGAGGGCACCGGCCAACGCATCATCCCCGCTCTCTTGCCGAGCATCCGTCAGCAGCTCGCGCTTCCGGAGGAGTGTTATCGGTTTTTGAGGTATCACGGGGAGAACGACCCTAGTCACCTGGCTCGCTGGCTGAATGCAGTCGAGCTGGTGCTGGCGACGCCGAACGAAAACGCGCGTGAGCATGCACATAGCATCATGACAACCGCTAAGCATGTCGCAGCACTATACACGCTGCAATGGGAGTTACTATGA
- a CDS encoding sulfurtransferase TusA family protein, translating to MWLFRKKDEKKTIFAEVLRLDDGRVSIDVRGQTCPGYLLSINNAMDALDVGTSAVLVTTYAPCGDDVKAWCKEKGYTFKGMRQDGDAWTISVVK from the coding sequence ATGTGGCTATTTCGCAAGAAGGATGAGAAGAAAACCATCTTCGCCGAGGTTCTTCGGCTCGATGACGGACGCGTGTCCATCGACGTACGCGGGCAGACGTGTCCGGGTTACCTTCTGTCGATCAACAACGCGATGGACGCGCTCGACGTGGGCACCTCCGCGGTGCTTGTTACCACCTACGCGCCGTGTGGCGATGACGTGAAGGCCTGGTGCAAGGAAAAGGGATACACCTTCAAGGGGATGCGTCAAGACGGAGACGCATGGACGATATCGGTCGTGAAGTAG
- a CDS encoding class I SAM-dependent methyltransferase, which translates to MSDQPANYEAITARQQEAWATGDFNQVARQNVCMAEALCDALDLRAGQRVLDVACGSGTAALVAARRYCDVAGIDYVPALIERAKRRAEADGLDAEFQVGDAQALPFSAGSFDAVVSVYGVQFAANQAQAAQEMLRVCRPGGKIGLASPMPEGWSGDFFAVNAKHVPPPPGVEPPLRWGTDQGLEALLGADTVSISSQKRTALQYYRSIDHAVDVFMTYFGPVVRASAVAAKQTLHDDLSAVFRKYNRATDGTAVIENTYLLTTALRS; encoded by the coding sequence ATGAGCGACCAACCTGCGAATTATGAAGCCATCACCGCGCGCCAGCAGGAAGCATGGGCCACGGGCGATTTCAATCAGGTGGCGCGACAGAACGTGTGTATGGCCGAAGCGCTGTGTGACGCGCTGGATCTGCGCGCCGGGCAGCGGGTGCTCGACGTGGCCTGCGGCAGCGGCACGGCGGCGCTGGTGGCGGCGAGACGGTATTGCGATGTAGCAGGCATCGATTATGTCCCCGCCTTGATCGAGCGCGCGAAGCGGCGAGCGGAGGCGGACGGACTGGATGCCGAATTTCAGGTCGGTGACGCGCAGGCGTTGCCATTCTCCGCTGGGAGCTTCGACGCGGTCGTGTCCGTGTATGGCGTGCAGTTCGCCGCCAACCAAGCACAGGCTGCCCAGGAGATGCTGCGCGTCTGTCGTCCCGGCGGGAAGATTGGCCTGGCCAGCCCCATGCCCGAAGGCTGGAGCGGTGACTTCTTCGCGGTCAATGCCAAGCACGTGCCGCCACCGCCCGGCGTGGAGCCACCCCTGCGCTGGGGCACCGATCAAGGGTTGGAGGCCCTACTCGGGGCGGATACGGTATCGATCAGCAGTCAGAAGCGTACCGCGCTGCAGTACTACCGCTCCATCGATCATGCGGTGGACGTCTTCATGACCTATTTCGGCCCCGTGGTACGGGCCTCCGCAGTGGCTGCCAAACAAACGCTGCACGACGACCTCAGTGCGGTGTTCCGCAAGTACAACCGCGCGACCGATGGAACCGCGGTCATCGAGAACACCTATCTCCTAACCACCGCGCTGCGTTCCTGA
- a CDS encoding beta-lactamase family protein, whose protein sequence is MVLSVHQGAVPSGVKDLLERTVQELADLRDIRHVIVGVEPRDRSYCWVGAAGVADPTGTPMTPETPYCLASVTKLYIGAAVLRLQERGQLSIDDPLTDHLPARLVSGLHRRRGVDRTAELTLRHLMGHASGLPEYLSEAPKGKKALLDLVVEQGDRSWDISDILEMVRVTRGAHFAPRPLDGRRHTVRYSDTNFQLLIAVIETVTRQPLHEVFATLIYEPLGLTRTWHPGTPPEASMPPAAVPWAGDAPMDRPLALASFRDLFSTADETLTFLRALITGELFDDPATAELMWRHWNPFGFSLIPIAPGWPIEYGLAMMRFQTPRVLKPFLSMPTLIGHTGATGSWLFYAPQLDIYITGTVDQLTAPAVPFKKVPRLLQGLRTVAVDRDNANKAFPLG, encoded by the coding sequence ATGGTTCTTTCAGTTCACCAAGGGGCTGTCCCGTCAGGCGTTAAGGATCTGCTCGAACGTACCGTCCAAGAGCTGGCGGATCTTCGGGATATCCGGCACGTCATTGTTGGGGTCGAGCCGCGCGACCGCTCTTACTGTTGGGTCGGTGCTGCCGGTGTCGCCGATCCAACCGGAACCCCGATGACGCCGGAAACGCCCTACTGCCTAGCGAGCGTCACCAAGCTCTATATCGGTGCGGCGGTGCTGCGCCTCCAGGAGCGAGGGCAGCTATCCATCGACGATCCGCTAACGGATCATCTGCCTGCCCGCCTGGTGTCGGGTCTTCATCGGCGCCGAGGCGTGGACAGGACGGCGGAGCTCACATTGCGCCACCTCATGGGCCATGCCTCCGGGCTTCCCGAGTACCTTTCCGAAGCGCCGAAGGGGAAGAAGGCACTACTGGATCTGGTCGTAGAGCAGGGGGACCGGAGCTGGGATATATCCGATATTCTTGAGATGGTCCGCGTGACGCGGGGCGCGCACTTCGCCCCCCGGCCGCTCGACGGTCGTCGCCACACGGTCCGGTACTCTGACACCAATTTTCAACTTCTCATTGCAGTGATCGAGACGGTGACGCGGCAACCACTCCATGAGGTGTTCGCCACACTCATTTACGAGCCGCTAGGCCTGACGCGGACGTGGCATCCGGGTACGCCTCCGGAGGCATCCATGCCGCCAGCCGCGGTGCCATGGGCAGGTGACGCGCCCATGGACAGGCCGCTCGCACTGGCCTCGTTCCGGGATCTCTTCAGCACGGCCGACGAGACGCTCACATTCTTGCGGGCCCTGATTACCGGGGAACTGTTCGATGACCCTGCGACGGCAGAACTGATGTGGCGCCACTGGAACCCCTTTGGGTTCTCACTCATACCCATAGCCCCCGGGTGGCCGATCGAGTACGGGTTGGCCATGATGCGCTTCCAGACTCCGCGCGTCCTGAAGCCGTTTCTCTCCATGCCGACCCTCATCGGTCATACTGGAGCTACCGGCTCATGGCTGTTCTACGCCCCCCAACTCGATATCTACATTACCGGGACAGTAGACCAGTTGACGGCTCCGGCGGTACCGTTCAAGAAGGTGCCACGATTGCTCCAAGGGCTTCGCACCGTTGCTGTTGATCGCGACAATGCGAACAAAGCGTTCCCGCTGGGATAG
- a CDS encoding methyltransferase domain-containing protein → MTSDRSRRFSDIFFEVFEALPRQGPGERASAERALSLCRALPPSPLILDLGCGVGAQTLYLAELTTGRIVAVDNHAPSIERLNASIARHRLADRVVALVGDMAHLHQPPESFDLIWSEGALYSIGLENALRVCHGLLRPGGQLVFTDAVWRKDDRPPELASAFAEEYPTMGRVEDVLATLAASGFDVLGHFTLPEAAWWRDFYTPMEARIDALRGKYARDPEALALLEQIAEEPKLHRRYSAYYAYEFFIARRREAPPRRAST, encoded by the coding sequence ATGACGTCTGACCGTTCTCGGCGATTCAGCGACATTTTCTTCGAAGTGTTCGAGGCCTTGCCACGCCAAGGCCCCGGCGAGCGCGCGAGCGCCGAGCGGGCGCTCAGCCTTTGTCGAGCCTTGCCACCCTCGCCCCTGATCCTCGACCTGGGTTGCGGCGTGGGCGCGCAGACCCTCTATCTCGCGGAACTTACCACCGGACGCATCGTGGCTGTCGACAACCACGCGCCCAGCATCGAGCGCCTCAACGCCAGCATTGCCAGGCACCGCCTTGCGGATCGCGTTGTGGCCCTGGTCGGCGACATGGCTCATCTGCACCAGCCACCCGAGAGCTTCGACCTCATTTGGTCCGAAGGCGCGCTCTATAGCATCGGGCTCGAAAATGCGTTGCGGGTCTGTCATGGCCTTCTGCGCCCCGGCGGTCAGCTCGTATTCACCGACGCGGTATGGCGCAAAGACGATCGGCCACCTGAACTGGCATCGGCTTTCGCCGAGGAGTATCCGACCATGGGTCGGGTGGAAGATGTGCTGGCAACGCTTGCGGCGTCCGGATTCGATGTGCTCGGCCACTTCACCCTGCCGGAAGCGGCGTGGTGGCGTGACTTCTATACCCCGATGGAGGCGCGCATTGATGCTCTGCGTGGAAAGTACGCGCGGGATCCAGAGGCCCTCGCCCTACTCGAGCAAATCGCCGAGGAGCCGAAGCTGCACCGGCGCTACTCGGCCTACTATGCCTATGAGTTCTTCATCGCGCGCCGACGCGAGGCGCCGCCCCGACGGGCGTCGACATGA
- a CDS encoding DUF72 domain-containing protein: MAVVRIGTSGYQYDHWRGVFYPQDVPKRGWFAHYAQHFDTVEINNTFYRLPEAETFDAWRSQAPPGFCYAVKFSRYGTHMKRLKDPQEPIQRFIGRARHLRSSLGPILVQLPPRWGLNLTRLEGFLQALPPGQRWVLELRDARWLTDDVYALLARHRVALCIHDMLEDHPWRLTAPFVYLRFHGRATHDGNYSSQYLSAQARRIAALRADGHDVYAYFNNDLYGYAVANARDLKRYVARAG, translated from the coding sequence GTGGCGGTGGTACGCATCGGAACCTCGGGATACCAATACGACCACTGGCGCGGCGTGTTCTATCCGCAGGACGTTCCCAAGCGCGGGTGGTTTGCGCATTACGCGCAGCACTTCGATACGGTCGAGATCAACAACACCTTCTATCGCTTGCCCGAGGCCGAGACCTTCGATGCCTGGCGCTCGCAGGCGCCGCCGGGCTTCTGCTACGCGGTGAAGTTCAGCCGCTACGGCACGCACATGAAGCGCCTCAAGGACCCGCAGGAGCCGATCCAGCGTTTCATCGGGCGCGCGCGCCATCTGCGTTCGTCCCTCGGCCCGATCCTGGTACAACTGCCGCCGCGCTGGGGACTGAATCTCACGCGCCTGGAGGGCTTTCTGCAGGCGCTGCCGCCGGGCCAGCGCTGGGTGCTGGAACTGCGCGACGCGCGCTGGTTGACCGATGACGTGTACGCGCTGCTGGCGCGCCACCGGGTCGCACTGTGTATCCACGACATGCTGGAAGATCACCCCTGGCGGCTGACCGCGCCCTTCGTGTACCTGCGCTTCCACGGCCGGGCCACCCACGACGGGAACTACAGCAGCCAGTACCTCTCTGCACAGGCGCGCCGCATCGCGGCGCTGCGTGCCGACGGGCACGATGTGTACGCGTACTTCAACAACGACCTGTACGGCTACGCCGTCGCCAATGCGCGGGATCTGAAACGCTACGTGGCGCGCGCGGGTTGA
- a CDS encoding mechanosensitive ion channel family protein: MSYPEWFITWADGQPWVYTLIAISLLLLAVWFANFITKHVLMRAARRMLQATTLGQDADLGLGTVLVRLAHVVPALVLWAGIGAVPGLADAAVVVVRNVSNAYIVLTLALAIGALLHSVNAIYCRRPDAKHRPIKGYLQVVQIVVYAVAAILIIASLLDRSPLILLSGLGAMAAVLMLVFQDTLLSLVASVQLSSNDMVRVGDWIEMPQLNADGDVIDIALHTVKVQNWDRTITTIPTKRLISDSFKNWRGMQESGGRRIKRALYIDQNSVRFLSESEQDNLRRFAVLADYLDAKELELRAWNDTLMAQGLDPINRRQVTNIGTFRAYTERYLRKHPDVHQGMTLIVRQLNPGPQGLPLEVYCFTRSTAWAVYEGIQSDIFDHLLAILPEFGLQVFQQPSGPDVRLALQQLGAPADAPRLPVGF, from the coding sequence ATGTCTTACCCCGAATGGTTCATTACGTGGGCCGACGGTCAGCCCTGGGTCTACACGCTCATCGCCATCAGCCTGCTCTTGCTGGCGGTGTGGTTCGCGAACTTCATCACCAAGCACGTGCTGATGCGGGCGGCGCGCCGCATGTTGCAGGCGACCACTCTGGGGCAGGATGCGGATCTCGGGCTGGGCACGGTACTGGTCCGCCTGGCGCACGTCGTGCCCGCCCTGGTGCTGTGGGCGGGTATCGGCGCGGTGCCCGGCTTGGCGGACGCGGCCGTGGTGGTGGTGCGCAACGTCAGCAACGCCTACATCGTTTTGACCCTCGCGCTGGCGATCGGCGCCTTGTTGCACAGCGTCAACGCGATCTACTGCCGTCGACCCGACGCCAAACATCGGCCGATCAAGGGCTACCTGCAGGTGGTCCAGATCGTCGTGTACGCCGTCGCGGCGATTCTGATCATCGCCTCGCTACTCGACCGTTCGCCGCTGATTCTGCTCTCCGGCTTGGGCGCCATGGCGGCGGTGTTGATGTTGGTGTTTCAGGACACACTGCTATCGCTGGTTGCGAGTGTGCAGCTCTCCTCGAACGATATGGTGCGCGTGGGCGACTGGATCGAAATGCCGCAGCTCAACGCGGACGGCGACGTTATCGACATCGCTCTGCATACGGTCAAGGTCCAGAACTGGGACCGCACCATCACCACCATTCCTACCAAGCGCTTGATCTCCGATTCGTTCAAGAACTGGCGCGGCATGCAGGAGAGCGGCGGACGACGGATCAAGCGCGCGCTGTACATCGATCAGAACAGCGTCCGATTTCTGTCCGAGTCCGAACAGGACAACCTGCGCCGCTTTGCGGTGCTGGCGGACTATCTGGATGCAAAGGAGCTGGAGTTGCGCGCATGGAACGACACCCTGATGGCGCAGGGGCTCGACCCGATCAATCGCCGCCAGGTCACCAACATCGGCACCTTCCGCGCCTACACCGAGCGCTATCTGCGCAAGCATCCCGACGTCCATCAAGGGATGACCCTGATCGTGCGCCAGCTGAACCCCGGGCCGCAAGGGCTGCCACTGGAGGTCTACTGCTTCACCCGCTCCACCGCCTGGGCGGTCTACGAAGGCATCCAGTCGGACATCTTCGACCACCTGCTCGCCATCCTGCCCGAGTTCGGCCTGCAGGTGTTTCAGCAGCCGAGCGGCCCCGACGTGCGACTGGCACTCCAGCAGCTTGGTGCGCCGGCGGACGCGCCGCGCCTGCCGGTGGGTTTCTGA